In a single window of the Prevotella melaninogenica genome:
- a CDS encoding GNAT family N-acetyltransferase, translated as MEEEIIQPISKELLKSELTPERMLRMTNKSYNEIYIVTAKTAPNVMKEIGRLREIAFRSAGGGTGKAMDVDEFDTMDNCCRQLIVWNPEAEEIIGGYRYIFGSEWEIDKNGQPKVATSHMFHFSDKFMKEYAPYTVELGRSFVSLDYQNVRKNSKSIFALDNLWDGLGALTVLYPECKYFFGKMTMYPSYIRRGRDMILYFLKKYFDDKEDLIIPIKPLKIDTPTTELDALFQGNGFKEDYRILNREIRELGYNIPPLVNAYMNLSPTMKLFGTAINYGFGDVEETGILIAVDEIFEEKRIRHIESFVDEHPEALKITSGANNVIYKEKEAQ; from the coding sequence ATGGAAGAAGAAATCATCCAACCCATAAGCAAGGAACTGCTCAAGAGCGAGTTGACTCCTGAACGGATGCTTCGTATGACTAACAAGAGTTACAATGAGATTTACATTGTGACTGCTAAGACTGCTCCTAATGTTATGAAGGAGATTGGTCGTCTGCGCGAGATAGCTTTCCGTTCGGCAGGGGGAGGTACGGGCAAAGCGATGGATGTCGATGAGTTCGATACGATGGATAATTGTTGCAGACAGCTGATTGTTTGGAACCCTGAAGCAGAGGAGATTATCGGTGGATATCGTTATATCTTTGGTAGCGAGTGGGAAATAGATAAAAACGGACAGCCAAAGGTCGCAACAAGTCACATGTTCCACTTCTCTGATAAGTTCATGAAGGAGTATGCTCCTTATACAGTTGAGCTTGGACGTTCTTTTGTTTCATTGGATTACCAGAACGTTCGTAAGAATTCTAAGAGCATCTTTGCGTTAGATAACCTTTGGGATGGACTTGGAGCATTGACGGTGTTGTATCCTGAATGTAAGTATTTCTTCGGTAAGATGACCATGTATCCTTCTTATATCCGTCGTGGTAGGGATATGATTCTTTACTTCTTGAAAAAGTATTTTGATGATAAGGAAGACCTTATAATACCGATTAAACCATTGAAAATTGATACTCCAACGACAGAGTTGGATGCACTTTTCCAAGGTAATGGCTTCAAAGAAGACTATCGAATCTTAAATCGTGAGATACGTGAGTTGGGTTATAACATTCCTCCTTTGGTGAATGCTTATATGAATCTTTCTCCAACGATGAAACTCTTTGGTACAGCTATCAACTATGGCTTTGGTGATGTTGAGGAAACTGGAATCCTCATTGCGGTTGATGAGATTTTTGAAGAGAAGCGTATTCGTCATATTGAGAGCTTTGTAGATGAGCATCCAGAGGCTCTGAAGATTACAAGTGGTGCTAATAATGTCATCTATAAAGAGAAAGAAGCGCAGTAA